In the genome of Diaphorobacter sp. HDW4A, the window GGTGGGTGCGGCCACCCGCGCCTTGGCGGCCTTCGAAGTTGCGATTGCTTGTGGAGGCGCAGCGCTCACCGGGCTCGAGGCGGTCGGCGTTCATCGCGAGGCACATCGAGCAACCAGGCTCGCGCCACTCGAACCCGGCGGCCTTGAAGATCTGGTCCAGACCTTCGCGCTCAGCTTGTTCCTTCACGAGGCCGGAGCCGGGCACCACCATCGCGAGCTTGATGTTCTTTGCCACTTTTTGGCCGAGCTTCTTGACCACGGCAGCGGCTTCGCGCATGTCCTCTATGCGGCTGTTGGTGCAGGAGCCGATGAACACCTTGTCCACGAACACATCGTTCAGTGGCTTGCCGGGTTCGAGGTTCATGTAGGTCAGCGCGCGCTCGATGGCACTGCGCTTGCTCGGGTCTTTTTCCTTGTCCGGATCGGGCACGCTGGCGTCCACGCCGAGCACCATCTCGGGCGACGTGCCCCAGGTCACCTGCGGCACGATGACCTTGGCGTCGAGTTCGACAACGTGGTCGAACTTGGCATCTGCGTCGGTGTGCAGCGTCTTCCAGTACGCCACGGCCTGATCCCATTCCACGCCGGTGGGCGAGAGCGGCAGACCCTTCACGTAGGCAATCGTCTTGTCGTCCACGGCCACCATGCCGGCGCGCGCACCGGCTTCGATCGCCATGTTGCAGACTGTCATGCGGCCTTCCATGGACAGGTCACGGATCGCTTCGCCCGCGAATTCGATGGTGTAGCCGGTGCCGCCCGCCGTGCCGATTTTGCCGATGATGGCGAGCACGATGTCCTTGCCGGTCACGCCAGGAGCCGTGTGGCCGTTGACCTTCACCAGCATGTTCTTCGCCTTCTTGGCGAGCAAGGTCTGCGTAGCCATTACGTGCTCGACTTCGGATGTGCCGATGCCGTGAGCCAGCGCGCCGAATGCGCCGTGCGTGGAGGTGTGGCTGTCGCCGCAGACCACAGTCATTCCGGGCAGGGTGGCGCCGTTTTCGGGGCCGATCACATGCACGATGCCTTGACGCTTGGACATGAACGGGAAGAACGCCGCAGCGCCGACCGATGCGATGTTCTTGTCGAGCGTAGTGATCTGTTCCTTGCTGATCGGATCGGTGATGCCGTCGTAGCCCTGATCCCAGTTGGTGGTGGGCGTGTTGTGGTCGGCGGTGGCGACGATGGAACTCACACGCCAGACTTTACGGCCGGCCTCACGCAGGCCTTCGAACGCCTGCGGGCTGGTCACTTCGTGCACCAGATGGCGGTCGATGTAGAGAACCGCGGTGCCGTCTTCTTCGGTGTGAACCACATGTTCATCGAAGACTTTGTCGTAGAGAGTGCGTCCCATGATGTGCTCTTTTCTTTCGTAGGGTTCTGAAGGTGGGGATTCGAATATTCTTGTGCGGGAGCCAGCGAGCTCGTGCTTTTGCTCAGGCGGCTAGCGGCTGGTGTTCAGCCGCCAGTGGCCGCGTCAGATGCTCTACCAATAGTCGCGCTGTGACTGGCAATGCGTTGAAATCGCGGGCGACGACACGCAGTTGGCGCTCTGCCCAGGGCTCGTTGAGCGCGATCGCTGCAAGATGGCCCATGCCATGCATCAGCGCGAAAGCGCGGTCGGGAATCAGCCCGATGCCGAGGCCGTTGTCGATCATGCGGCACATGGCGTCGAGGCTGGTGACCTGCATGCGCTGGCGCAGCGGCTTGGCGGTCTGGCCTGCGGCCTGGCGCATCGCGAGGCTGATGCTGCTGCCCGCCTGCAGGCCGACGATATCCCATTCCATGGCTTCGGCAAAGGTGATGGATTCGCGCTTGGCGAGCACATGCGACTGCGGCATGACGACGACCAGCCGGTCATTGCGGTAGGCGCGGCTTTGCAGGCCTTCTGGATCGTCGGACGAGCCTGTGTGGCACACCCCCAGATCGGTTGCGCCGTCGCGCACCGCGTTCATCACTTCCTGGCTCAGGTGTTCCTGCAGGTCGATCTTGACCTGTGTGTGCTCGCTCGCGAAGGCGCCCAGATCCTCGGGGAGAAACTGCACGATGGCCGAAATGTTGGCGTGCATGCGCACATGGCCGCGCACGCCGTCCGCGTATTCCGAGAGCTCGCCCTGCATGCGCTCGAGGCCAAACAGCACGGTGCGTGCATGGTGCAGCAGGCTTTCACCCGCAGGCGTGAGCGTGACGCCGCGGCTATGGCGATACAGCAGGGCTGTGTCGACGGTGGTCTCCAGATCGGACAAGCGCTTGCTCACAGCCGATGCAGCAATGAACTCACGCTCCGCCGCACGGCCGATACTGCCCAGCTCGCAGACTGCGACAAACAGCTGCAGAGAGGTCAGGTCGATGCGGCGCGCAAAACTGCGCTCGGAGCTTTTCATTGCGGGTGTAGTAATCGTGAAAACAGAATGCAACTGCCATTTTATGGCGATATTCTGAGTCTGACATCGCGATTTGCGATGTATTACTGCCCAAAAGGTGATGGGCGCCCACTGATTTGGCGATGGCTACAAACCGAGCGCATCCGCCAGCGCATGCATGCGAGTAGTGACGTCTGCCTCCATTGTGATGGTCGACCCCCATTCACGCGTGGTCTCGCCGGGCCATTTGTGGGTGGCGTCCAGTCCCATCTTGCTGCCGAGCCCTGCAACTGGTGAGGCGAAGTCGAGGTAGTCGATGGGGGTGCGCTCGATCATCATGGTGTCGCGCGCCGGGTCCATGCGGGTGGTGATCGCCCAGATGACTTCCTTCCAGTCGCGCACGTCGATGTCGTCGTCCACCACCACGATGAACTTGGTGTAGAGAAACTGCCGCAGATGGCTCCAGATGCCCATCATCACGCGGCGGGCGTGGCCCGCATAGGCCTTGCGGATGCTGACCACGGCCATGCGGTAGCTGCAGCCTTCGGGTGGCAGGTGGAAATCGACGATCTCGGGAAACGCGCGCTGCAGCAGCGGCACAAAGAGTTCGTTGAGCACCTGACCGAGCACGGCCGGTTCGTCGGGTGGCTTGCCGGTATAGGTGCTGTGGTAGATCGCCTGCTCGCGGCGGGTAATGCGCTCGATGGTGAATACGGGAAACTCCGCGCACTCGTTGTAGTAACCGGTATGGTCGCCGTAGGGTCCCTCCATGGCGTGCTGCCAACCGCTTGGGTGCGCGGGATCGGGGTGGATATGGCCTTCCAGAATGATCTCAGCGGTGGCGGGCACGTCGAGCAGAACTGTCTGTGCGGCAACCACTTCGGTGCGGGAGCCGCGCAGCAGGCCCGCGAACTGGTATTCGGACAGGCTGTCGGGCACGGGCGTGACCGCGCCGAGCAGCGTGGCCGGATCAGCGCCGATGGCCACCGCCACCGGGTAGGGCGTGCCGGGGCTTTGCCTGCAGTGGTCCGCGAAGTCGAGCGCGCCGCCGCGATGCGAGAGCCAGCGCATGATGAGCTGGTTTCTCGACAGCAGTTGCTGGCGGTAGATGCCTAGATTCTGGCGTGCCTTGCGCGGGCCGCGTGTGATCGTCAGCCCCCAGGTGACGAGCGGGGCGACGTCGCCGGGCCAGCAGTGCTGGATCGGCAGCTGCGTGAGATCGACGTCCGGGCCTTCGATGACGATCTGCTGGCACGGGGCGCGGCCCACGCGCGCGGGCGTCATGTTCCAGAGGCTCTTGAGCAGGCTGCGCTGTTGCCACAGTTCTCTGGCACCGCGCGGCGGCTCGGGTTCCTTGAGCGATGCGAGGGTCTCGCCGAGCTGGCGCACGCCTTGCAGATCGCTCACGCCCAATGCGCGCATCACGCGCTGCGGCGTGCCGAACAGGTTGCCGAGCATCGGCATGCTGTGGCCCTGAGGGCGCTCGAACAGCAGGGCCGGGCCACCCGCACGCAGCACGCGCTCGGAAAGCGCCGTCATTTCCAGGTAGGGCGAGACGCTTTGGTCGATGCGCCGGAGTTCGTTGTCCGTCTCCAGCTGGTTCAGAAAATCTCTCAGATCGCGGTAGCTCATGGTGCGGGAGTGTCGGCGTCGCAAAGGGCGAGCCCCGGCCACGCGGTGGCGAGGGCGTGCTCCAAGCCGAGCAGGTCCAGCACGCGCGCCACGCTGTGCCGAACGATGTCGTCGATGGATTGAGGGTGTTGGTAGAACGCGGGAACGGGCGGGCAGATGATGCCGCCCATCTCCGTCACCATCGTCATGTTGCGCAGATGCACGAGGTGCAGCGGCGTCTCGCGCGCCATCAGGATCAGGCGGCGGCGTTCCTTGAGCATCACGTCGGCGGTGCGCGTCAGCAGGTTGTCGGCCAGGCCGTGCGCGATGGCGGCGAGCGAGCGCATCGAGCAGGGCGCGATCACCATTCCGTGCGCAGCGAACGAGCCGCTTGCGATGCTCGCGCCGATGTTGTCGTTGTCATGCATCACATCGGCAAGGCTCTGCACGTACGCGGGCGTCAGATCGAGCTCGTGGCGCAGCGTGCGCCAACCTGCGTTTGACACCACCAGATGGGCTTGCACATTGGGAATGTCGGCGAGCGCCTGCAGCAGGCGAACGCCATAGACCGCGCCGCTGGCGCCAGAAATGCCGATCACGATTCGTTGTGGCATGGGCGGCTCAGGCTTTGGCTTCGGTGCGGACCAGTGGCTGCGCGCGCAGGTCCGCCTCGATATGCGCGAGCACCTGCTGCGCCTGCTCGGGTTTGAAGTCCTGATGCGCGCGTTTCTTCACGCCTTGCTCGTGCAATTGGTAGTGGCGAGCGGCCTGAATGCCATGCTGTGCGAGGCAGTTGGCGGTGCAGTTGAGCGGGCAGCCGTCGAGCGCGATGATGGGCCGCCCCGATTGGGCGAGTCGCACGAGCTTGGGCACATGACCGCCGACGCCCGCGATGCAGGACATCTCTGCCGTGCCGCGTCTGTCGAGCTGCAATGCAACATGGTTAGCGAGCTGCGCTGCGCTGGAGCAGCCGGAGCAGGAATAGACCAGCGGCAGCATCGTGTTGGATGGTGTTGCATCAGTCTGCATCGCGCTTCCCCGCAGTCCAGCGCGAAAGCATGGCACGCGGCGTCCAGTGCATAGGGTCGAGCAACGGCAGCTCCAGCGCATCGAGCGCATTCTTCACGACGAGGCCCAGTTCGGTGTCACCCTGCATGACGAGCCTGCGGCTGAAGAACAGCGTGTCGGGGTCCTGCTTGCGCTGCGCGAGCTGCACGAAGTCCCATGCCGATGCGCTCACGATCAGATTAGGTTCTTGTTTCGGCGCGCTCGCAACGAAGCGTTCGCCGTCGCAGATGAAGTCGAAGGCGACGCGCGCATCGGTCACGCGGATCGAAAGGTGTCGGCCCTTGAGCAGCGCTTTCACGTCGCTCGGCAATTGTTTTGCCAGCATGAAGTTGATGGCCGTGACCAGCAGTAGCGAGCCGGGAAAGGCAGGCAGGCGCGAGAGCAGCGAGCCCAGTGGTGCGGGTACGGCGATGGGGGGCGTGGTGGCGGAGATGGCGGTGATGTTCATGTCGCGGCGATTCAAAATTACGGAGCGGGCACCTGCAGGTCCATGCCCGGTCTGGCGTGCCAGTAGCCGTTGCAGGCGCTGTCGTGCATGGCGGTGGTGAGCAGCTCGCTTGCGGCTCTGGATTCGTGCACGTCGTTGCGCGCCATGTCGAAGGCCTCGATGACCTGCTCCATGTTGCGCGACTGTGGGCTCAGGCGCAGCACCTCGACGCCCAGCGTGCTGAGTTCGGGCACCTCGGCAATCAGGTTGTGGATGCGTGCCGACTGCGTCTGCGTGCCGTTGAGCACAAGAAAATGCTGCGACTCGCGCGTGCTCAGCAGTTGGCCGTCCGGGTGCTCCAGGCAGGCAAAACCGCAGTCGTCCTTGGGCCGGTTGTAGTGCCTTGCGGTGAAGCAGCGCGCGGAAAACGCGAGCGGCATGCGGCCGTAGGCGAACACCTCGGTCTGCAGCGGCGCGGCGGTGCGCGCGAGCATGGCGACGAGTTCATCGCCGGGCATCTCCAGCGGCATGACCCAGCGGAACGCGCCGAGCTGGGCCATCCAGTTGAGGGAATCTGCGTTGTAGAGATTGAGGTGGGGGCCGGCGACGAACGGCTGCGCGTTTGCGAGTGCATTCACGGCC includes:
- the leuC gene encoding 3-isopropylmalate dehydratase large subunit; this translates as MGRTLYDKVFDEHVVHTEEDGTAVLYIDRHLVHEVTSPQAFEGLREAGRKVWRVSSIVATADHNTPTTNWDQGYDGITDPISKEQITTLDKNIASVGAAAFFPFMSKRQGIVHVIGPENGATLPGMTVVCGDSHTSTHGAFGALAHGIGTSEVEHVMATQTLLAKKAKNMLVKVNGHTAPGVTGKDIVLAIIGKIGTAGGTGYTIEFAGEAIRDLSMEGRMTVCNMAIEAGARAGMVAVDDKTIAYVKGLPLSPTGVEWDQAVAYWKTLHTDADAKFDHVVELDAKVIVPQVTWGTSPEMVLGVDASVPDPDKEKDPSKRSAIERALTYMNLEPGKPLNDVFVDKVFIGSCTNSRIEDMREAAAVVKKLGQKVAKNIKLAMVVPGSGLVKEQAEREGLDQIFKAAGFEWREPGCSMCLAMNADRLEPGERCASTSNRNFEGRQGAGGRTHLVSPAMAAAAAIHGHFVDVRKFA
- a CDS encoding LysR family transcriptional regulator; protein product: MKSSERSFARRIDLTSLQLFVAVCELGSIGRAAEREFIAASAVSKRLSDLETTVDTALLYRHSRGVTLTPAGESLLHHARTVLFGLERMQGELSEYADGVRGHVRMHANISAIVQFLPEDLGAFASEHTQVKIDLQEHLSQEVMNAVRDGATDLGVCHTGSSDDPEGLQSRAYRNDRLVVVMPQSHVLAKRESITFAEAMEWDIVGLQAGSSISLAMRQAAGQTAKPLRQRMQVTSLDAMCRMIDNGLGIGLIPDRAFALMHGMGHLAAIALNEPWAERQLRVVARDFNALPVTARLLVEHLTRPLAAEHQPLAA
- the ubiD gene encoding 4-hydroxy-3-polyprenylbenzoate decarboxylase, giving the protein MSYRDLRDFLNQLETDNELRRIDQSVSPYLEMTALSERVLRAGGPALLFERPQGHSMPMLGNLFGTPQRVMRALGVSDLQGVRQLGETLASLKEPEPPRGARELWQQRSLLKSLWNMTPARVGRAPCQQIVIEGPDVDLTQLPIQHCWPGDVAPLVTWGLTITRGPRKARQNLGIYRQQLLSRNQLIMRWLSHRGGALDFADHCRQSPGTPYPVAVAIGADPATLLGAVTPVPDSLSEYQFAGLLRGSRTEVVAAQTVLLDVPATAEIILEGHIHPDPAHPSGWQHAMEGPYGDHTGYYNECAEFPVFTIERITRREQAIYHSTYTGKPPDEPAVLGQVLNELFVPLLQRAFPEIVDFHLPPEGCSYRMAVVSIRKAYAGHARRVMMGIWSHLRQFLYTKFIVVVDDDIDVRDWKEVIWAITTRMDPARDTMMIERTPIDYLDFASPVAGLGSKMGLDATHKWPGETTREWGSTITMEADVTTRMHALADALGL
- a CDS encoding UbiX family flavin prenyltransferase, which codes for MPQRIVIGISGASGAVYGVRLLQALADIPNVQAHLVVSNAGWRTLRHELDLTPAYVQSLADVMHDNDNIGASIASGSFAAHGMVIAPCSMRSLAAIAHGLADNLLTRTADVMLKERRRLILMARETPLHLVHLRNMTMVTEMGGIICPPVPAFYQHPQSIDDIVRHSVARVLDLLGLEHALATAWPGLALCDADTPAP
- a CDS encoding putative zinc-binding protein — its product is MQTDATPSNTMLPLVYSCSGCSSAAQLANHVALQLDRRGTAEMSCIAGVGGHVPKLVRLAQSGRPIIALDGCPLNCTANCLAQHGIQAARHYQLHEQGVKKRAHQDFKPEQAQQVLAHIEADLRAQPLVRTEAKA
- a CDS encoding SCP2 domain-containing protein, coding for MNITAISATTPPIAVPAPLGSLLSRLPAFPGSLLLVTAINFMLAKQLPSDVKALLKGRHLSIRVTDARVAFDFICDGERFVASAPKQEPNLIVSASAWDFVQLAQRKQDPDTLFFSRRLVMQGDTELGLVVKNALDALELPLLDPMHWTPRAMLSRWTAGKRDAD
- a CDS encoding U32 family peptidase — its product is MQLSLGPLLYYWSREDVFAFYQSMARTSVDIVYLGETVCSRRHELRLKDWLDIGYLLRDKGKEVVFSTQVLLESTAEVGQMHKLVANGDFLVEANDMGAVNALANAQPFVAGPHLNLYNADSLNWMAQLGAFRWVMPLEMPGDELVAMLARTAAPLQTEVFAYGRMPLAFSARCFTARHYNRPKDDCGFACLEHPDGQLLSTRESQHFLVLNGTQTQSARIHNLIAEVPELSTLGVEVLRLSPQSRNMEQVIEAFDMARNDVHESRAASELLTTAMHDSACNGYWHARPGMDLQVPAP